Proteins from a single region of Candidatus Puniceispirillum marinum IMCC1322:
- the cas9 gene encoding type II CRISPR RNA-guided endonuclease Cas9 (Cas9, originally named Csn1, is the large, multifunctional signature protein of type II CRISPR/Cas systems. It is well known even to general audiences because its RNA-guided endonuclease activity has made it a popular tool for custom editing of eukaryotic genomes.) produces the protein MRRLGLDLGTNSIGWCLLDLGDDGEPVSIFRTGARIFSDGRDPKSLGSLKATRREARLTRRRRDRFIQRQKNLINALVKYGLMPADEIQRQALAYKDPYPIRKKALDEAIDPYEMGRAIFHINQRRGFKSNRKSADNEAGVVKQSIADLEMKLGEAGARTIGEFLADRQATNDTVRARRLSGTNALYEFYPDRYMLEQEFDTLWAKQAAFNPSLYIEAARERLKEIVFFQRKLKPQEVGRCIFLSDEDRISKALPSFQRFRIYQELSNLAWIDHDGVAHRITASLALRDHLFDELEHKKKLTFKAMRAILRKQGVVDYPVGFNLESDNRDHLIGNLTSCIMRDAKKMIGSAWDRLDEEEQDSFILMLQDDQKGDDEVRSILTQQYGLSDDVAEDCLDVRLPDGHGSLSKKAIDRILPVLRDQGLIYYDAVKEAGLGEANLYDPYAALSDKLDYYGKALAGHVMGASGKFEDSDEKRYGTISNPTVHIALNQVRAVVNELIRLHGKPDEVVIEIGRDLPMGADGKRELERFQKEGRAKNERARDELKKLGHIDSRESRQKFQLWEQLAKEPVDRCCPFTGKMMSISDLFSDKVEIEHLLPFSLTLDDSMANKTVCFRQANRDKGNRAPFDAFGNSPAGYDWQEILGRSQNLPYAKRWRFLPDAMKRFEADGGFLERQLNDTRYISRYTTEYISTIIPKNKIWVVTGRLTSLLRGFWGLNSILRGHNTDDGTPAKKSRDDHRHHAIDAIVVGMTSRGLLQKVSKAARRSEDLDLTRLFEGRIDPWDGFRDEVKKHIDAIIVSHRPRKKSQGALHNDTAYGIVEHAENGASTVVHRVPITSLGKQSDIEKVRDPLIKSALLNETAGLSGKSFENAVQKWCADNSIKSLRIVETVSIIPITDKEGVAYKGYKGDGNAYMDIYQDPTSSKWKGEIVSRFDANQKGFIPSWQSQFPTARLIMRLRINDLLKLQDGEIEEIYRVQRLSGSKILMAPHTEANVDARDRDKNDTFKLTSKSPGKLQSASARKVHISPTGLIREG, from the coding sequence ATGAGACGTTTAGGCCTTGATTTAGGAACAAATTCAATCGGCTGGTGCTTGCTTGATCTTGGTGATGATGGCGAGCCTGTATCTATCTTCAGAACAGGCGCCCGCATATTCAGCGATGGCCGAGACCCCAAAAGTCTGGGGTCATTAAAAGCCACAAGACGCGAAGCGCGTTTGACGCGGCGCAGACGTGACCGTTTTATCCAGCGCCAGAAAAATCTGATCAACGCGCTGGTAAAATACGGCTTAATGCCTGCCGATGAAATCCAGCGTCAGGCTCTTGCATATAAAGACCCATATCCCATTCGCAAGAAAGCCCTTGATGAAGCTATTGATCCGTATGAAATGGGACGGGCTATTTTTCACATAAATCAGCGCCGCGGCTTTAAAAGCAACCGCAAATCGGCTGACAATGAGGCTGGCGTCGTTAAGCAATCGATTGCTGATCTAGAAATGAAACTGGGCGAGGCAGGTGCGCGCACAATTGGTGAATTTCTGGCCGACCGGCAAGCAACTAATGATACGGTTCGGGCGCGGCGTTTGAGTGGCACCAATGCGCTTTATGAGTTTTATCCTGACAGATATATGCTGGAACAGGAATTTGACACATTGTGGGCAAAACAGGCGGCATTTAACCCCAGCCTTTATATTGAAGCGGCCAGAGAACGGCTAAAGGAGATTGTGTTTTTCCAGCGTAAACTTAAACCGCAAGAAGTCGGACGATGCATTTTCCTGTCAGACGAAGACCGCATTTCCAAAGCCCTGCCATCATTCCAGCGTTTTCGCATATATCAGGAACTGTCCAATCTGGCATGGATAGATCATGATGGCGTTGCCCATAGAATCACCGCTTCGCTGGCACTTCGTGATCACTTATTTGATGAACTTGAGCATAAGAAAAAGCTGACCTTCAAGGCGATGCGCGCCATCCTCCGTAAACAGGGTGTGGTGGATTATCCCGTAGGTTTCAATCTGGAATCGGATAACAGAGATCACCTTATCGGTAATCTGACAAGCTGTATCATGCGCGATGCAAAAAAGATGATAGGTAGCGCGTGGGATAGGCTTGATGAAGAAGAGCAGGATAGCTTCATCCTGATGCTACAGGATGATCAAAAGGGCGATGACGAGGTTAGATCAATACTCACCCAGCAATATGGTCTGTCAGACGATGTTGCCGAAGACTGCCTTGATGTTCGATTACCCGATGGCCACGGATCACTGTCAAAGAAAGCTATCGACCGGATTTTGCCAGTCCTTCGTGATCAGGGATTGATATATTATGATGCGGTCAAAGAAGCTGGCCTTGGTGAGGCGAATCTATATGATCCTTACGCAGCTCTTAGCGACAAACTTGATTATTATGGCAAGGCTCTGGCTGGCCATGTCATGGGCGCTTCGGGTAAATTTGAGGACAGTGACGAAAAACGTTATGGTACGATCAGCAACCCGACAGTGCATATCGCGCTGAATCAGGTGCGGGCGGTGGTCAATGAACTTATCCGACTGCATGGTAAGCCGGATGAGGTTGTGATTGAGATAGGCCGTGATTTGCCAATGGGCGCGGACGGCAAGCGTGAACTGGAAAGATTCCAGAAAGAGGGGCGGGCAAAAAACGAACGCGCCAGAGACGAACTCAAAAAACTTGGTCATATAGATAGTCGCGAAAGCCGGCAAAAATTTCAGCTATGGGAGCAGTTGGCAAAAGAACCAGTCGATCGTTGTTGTCCCTTCACAGGCAAAATGATGTCGATTTCGGATTTATTCAGTGACAAGGTTGAGATTGAACATTTGCTTCCATTCTCGCTCACGCTTGATGACAGCATGGCGAATAAAACAGTCTGTTTTCGGCAGGCAAATCGGGATAAGGGCAATCGTGCGCCGTTTGATGCCTTTGGAAACTCGCCAGCTGGTTATGACTGGCAGGAAATATTAGGAAGATCACAGAACCTTCCTTATGCCAAGCGGTGGCGATTCCTGCCTGATGCCATGAAACGATTTGAGGCAGATGGCGGTTTTCTTGAAAGACAGCTTAACGACACCCGCTATATCAGCCGCTATACCACCGAATATATCTCTACCATCATCCCAAAGAATAAAATCTGGGTGGTGACAGGGCGGCTCACGTCTCTATTACGGGGTTTCTGGGGGCTCAATAGTATTCTACGTGGCCACAATACAGATGACGGCACGCCTGCCAAGAAAAGCCGAGATGATCACAGGCATCACGCCATTGACGCAATCGTTGTAGGCATGACATCGCGGGGGTTGCTCCAGAAAGTCTCAAAAGCGGCAAGGCGGTCAGAAGATCTGGATTTAACGCGCCTGTTTGAAGGCCGCATCGACCCGTGGGATGGTTTCAGGGATGAAGTGAAAAAACACATCGACGCCATCATCGTATCGCACAGGCCGCGTAAGAAATCGCAAGGCGCACTTCATAATGATACCGCATATGGTATAGTTGAACATGCCGAAAACGGTGCCAGCACCGTGGTGCACAGGGTGCCGATTACATCTCTTGGCAAGCAAAGTGATATTGAGAAAGTCAGAGACCCGCTAATAAAGTCAGCATTGCTGAATGAAACGGCAGGGCTATCAGGAAAATCCTTTGAAAATGCTGTGCAGAAATGGTGTGCGGATAATAGTATAAAATCTTTGCGTATCGTCGAAACTGTATCAATCATCCCCATAACAGACAAAGAGGGTGTTGCCTACAAAGGCTATAAGGGTGATGGCAATGCCTATATGGATATTTATCAAGACCCGACAAGCAGCAAATGGAAAGGCGAAATCGTTTCGCGATTTGACGCTAATCAGAAGGGATTTATACCATCTTGGCAATCGCAATTCCCGACAGCCAGATTGATTATGCGGTTGCGTATTAATGATCTGCTGAAATTGCAGGATGGTGAGATTGAGGAGATTTATCGTGTTCAAAGGCTCTCAGGTTCAAAAATATTAATGGCACCGCATACTGAGGCGAATGTGGATGCACGGGATAGAGACAAAAACGATACTTTTAAACTCACATCCAAATCACCGGGTAAATTACAATCGGCTTCGGCGCGAAAAGTCCATATCAGCCCGACCGGGCTAATCAGGGAAGGTTAG
- the cas1 gene encoding type II CRISPR-associated endonuclease Cas1, whose product MIEISGQPRHISVRRGAIIVSDNETELGQIDLDGVLSVIVTSRGATVTTPMITEAAARNIPIIICNDRFQPVSLSLPLVQHSDQTRRFETQALAKKGIKNRIWQKIIKGKVKNQATLLVLYQSASVERLNRLHTLIKSGDPQNIEAQAAQVYWPALFGRDFRRDRHKGDVNALLNYGYAIIRSAMVSAVLSAGLHPTFGMFHKNKNNPLCLVDDLMEPYRPLVDQLVKRLVERGHSNVTTEVKRCLASIVTSDQAVVGATSPLFQHMSQLSYSLWENLDGQKTTMPMPQLIPELEIEAMVSEC is encoded by the coding sequence GTGATCGAAATTAGTGGTCAGCCGCGTCATATTAGCGTGCGCAGGGGTGCCATTATCGTTTCGGACAATGAAACGGAATTGGGGCAGATCGATCTTGATGGTGTTTTGTCCGTGATTGTTACATCGCGGGGTGCAACCGTCACAACCCCCATGATTACCGAAGCGGCGGCAAGAAATATTCCGATAATCATCTGTAATGACCGTTTTCAGCCGGTTTCGCTATCATTGCCTCTTGTTCAACATAGTGATCAGACACGACGCTTTGAAACGCAGGCACTTGCCAAAAAAGGAATAAAAAACAGAATCTGGCAAAAAATAATCAAAGGCAAAGTCAAAAATCAGGCTACTTTGCTTGTACTTTATCAATCCGCCAGTGTTGAGCGCTTAAACCGTCTTCACACACTGATTAAATCAGGTGATCCCCAGAATATTGAGGCACAGGCCGCCCAAGTCTATTGGCCAGCCTTGTTTGGCAGAGATTTCAGACGCGACAGACACAAAGGCGATGTTAATGCCCTTTTGAATTATGGCTATGCTATCATCAGAAGTGCTATGGTAAGCGCCGTTCTTTCCGCAGGGCTTCATCCAACCTTCGGGATGTTTCATAAGAACAAAAATAATCCGCTTTGTCTGGTCGATGACCTTATGGAACCTTATCGTCCTCTTGTCGATCAACTCGTAAAAAGACTGGTTGAGCGCGGGCATTCAAATGTAACAACTGAGGTAAAACGGTGTCTGGCATCTATTGTAACAAGTGATCAGGCTGTTGTGGGGGCTACATCACCATTATTTCAGCATATGAGCCAGTTAAGCTACTCGCTA